From the genome of Varibaculum prostatecancerukia, one region includes:
- a CDS encoding PspA/IM30 family protein has product MAEKQTILGRITNMAKANINALLDRAEDPGKMLDQMIRDYTNSIHEAESAVAQTVGNVRLAEKDLEDDRAAASQWGEKAALASKKAEEARASGDAGEADRLDNLARLALGKQIDFEEQVKAQEPLLVSQKDMAEQLKQGLAGMKTKLEDLKVKRDQLVARQKTAEAQNQVQETAQKFNLADPTSELNRFEEKIRKQEALAAGRAELASESLENQFAELEKSGSSAEIEARLAALKNK; this is encoded by the coding sequence ATGGCAGAAAAGCAAACGATTCTGGGACGAATTACCAATATGGCGAAAGCTAATATCAATGCACTCCTAGACCGGGCAGAAGATCCGGGAAAGATGCTTGACCAGATGATTCGGGACTATACCAACTCGATTCATGAAGCTGAAAGCGCAGTTGCCCAGACCGTAGGGAACGTACGGCTGGCAGAAAAAGATTTAGAAGATGATCGTGCTGCCGCCTCCCAGTGGGGCGAAAAAGCCGCTCTAGCGTCAAAGAAGGCGGAAGAAGCGCGCGCTAGCGGGGATGCTGGCGAGGCAGATCGTCTCGATAATCTAGCTCGCTTGGCTCTGGGTAAACAGATTGATTTTGAGGAGCAGGTCAAGGCGCAAGAACCGCTCTTGGTTTCCCAAAAGGATATGGCGGAGCAGCTTAAGCAAGGCCTGGCCGGGATGAAGACCAAACTAGAGGATCTTAAAGTTAAGCGCGACCAGCTGGTGGCCCGGCAAAAGACCGCCGAAGCCCAAAACCAGGTACAAGAAACCGCCCAAAAGTTTAACCTCGCGGATCCCACCAGTGAACTTAACCGTTTCGAGGAGAAAATCCGCAAGCAGGAAGCCCTGGCAGCCGGACGCGCGGAGCTGGCTTCTGAATCACTAGAGAATCAGTTCGCGGAGCTGGAAAAATCCGGTTCCTCGGCAGAGATTGAAGCCCGACTAGCGGCTTTGAAAAACAAGTAA
- a CDS encoding SDR family NAD(P)-dependent oxidoreductase, with translation MSWVLVTGASSGLGLEFCNQLAGRGHNVVMVARRENVLLEQAQRIEDFYGVTCEVLPADLAMQQGLRKVARRLASPERPISLLVNNAGFALAEDFVDGSASQQVRGLNVMVRAVMLLSQTAASRMRRRGRGAILNVSSVASGTAMGTYAAHKTWVEIFSCALAEELRGSGVQVMALKPGTTDTGFFSKITTKIEDVPTIARLTPEYVVEQALNDLARGKVISVPSVIFKVMSFLTWKAPRSLVCRFTGYLQRDRFKV, from the coding sequence ATGTCATGGGTTTTAGTAACCGGAGCCTCCAGTGGGCTCGGCCTAGAGTTTTGTAACCAGTTGGCGGGGCGCGGACACAATGTAGTGATGGTGGCGCGGCGAGAAAATGTTTTGCTGGAACAGGCACAACGCATTGAAGACTTTTATGGGGTGACCTGCGAAGTGTTACCTGCCGATTTAGCTATGCAACAAGGATTGCGGAAAGTGGCGCGCCGTTTAGCCTCCCCCGAGCGCCCGATTTCACTGCTGGTTAATAATGCCGGTTTTGCCCTGGCGGAAGATTTCGTAGACGGTTCCGCTTCTCAACAGGTGCGCGGGCTAAACGTAATGGTGCGGGCAGTTATGCTGCTTTCCCAAACCGCGGCTTCTAGGATGCGCCGGCGCGGACGCGGTGCGATTTTAAATGTGTCTTCGGTAGCGTCTGGAACTGCCATGGGTACCTATGCCGCGCATAAAACTTGGGTAGAGATTTTCAGTTGCGCCCTGGCAGAGGAGTTGCGCGGCAGTGGGGTGCAGGTTATGGCGCTAAAGCCAGGGACTACCGATACCGGCTTCTTTAGCAAGATCACTACCAAGATCGAGGACGTGCCCACTATTGCCCGGCTAACCCCGGAATATGTGGTTGAGCAAGCCTTGAATGATCTGGCACGCGGAAAAGTTATTTCGGTACCTTCCGTAATCTTTAAGGTCATGAGCTTCTTAACCTGGAAGGCTCCCCGCTCTCTAGTGTGCCGCTTTACGGGCTACCTACAGCGTGACCGGTTTAAAGTCTAA
- a CDS encoding TPM domain-containing protein, with translation MCLARFRKRLLASFFAALLGMFFTVAPASPALGDAPAESFDNHLSDPSGYLDDSQETARALNDASGGGYQLYAALTDNFAPLSAQEWCVKSRNQGAGNSRSVLLAIAVKERAYYICPSDDVSFSASRQERIVQGIEPLLSQEQWEQAVKVFASSAASSSDLSDAGSAGDSGVGESASTGSWFWLIVQVLAVVGIGVGIIAFVRKQKKTRTQIKTRQAASDKQIVEQAGSDVLAADDAIRGAKEELEFAKMQLGAAQTEEYAQVLAQATQARDSAMEKLASLDSLAGIEKSQQAQAASAEARHCLELLKQQAEKLASLRESLDSLPARIKNQLTLIAELETQAEQLPAIIAALHKNHPQAVLTSLDDAPEQIRNLLGAARETLQPLLSESSSPALKVQVQTAERAIAQARALIKEVSEAEGQLANLQQSLLAAVTSISADLDDVKRLELQDKSIFQTLCSKAQAEIDNCMKARDGQGDPLAALSAIAQAEADLDQALAPYRQDSEQKQKAAARLQTALDSAQRRIASANSYVSSHRGAVGLDARQYLARAKSLYQQAQEARGDTGIKLAELAGEAADQARDSAQADYRERRDDWGSRPGGGGSDFLTGMILGGILNGGRGPGGSSWGGNSGSFGGGFGGGSSSGGFGGGFGGGGGGFGGKF, from the coding sequence ATGTGCTTAGCTCGATTCCGCAAACGGTTATTGGCATCATTTTTCGCGGCGCTGCTGGGGATGTTTTTCACGGTAGCACCAGCGAGCCCGGCTCTAGGCGATGCGCCTGCGGAAAGTTTTGACAACCATCTATCCGACCCGAGTGGATATCTTGACGATTCGCAGGAAACAGCTCGTGCCTTAAACGATGCCTCCGGCGGGGGCTACCAGCTCTATGCCGCCCTCACCGACAATTTTGCGCCCCTAAGCGCGCAGGAATGGTGCGTCAAGAGTCGAAATCAGGGCGCGGGAAACAGCCGCAGCGTGCTGCTAGCAATCGCGGTCAAGGAACGCGCCTACTATATTTGCCCCAGTGACGATGTCAGTTTCAGCGCCAGCAGGCAAGAAAGGATTGTTCAAGGAATAGAGCCCCTACTTTCCCAGGAACAATGGGAGCAGGCAGTTAAAGTCTTTGCATCCAGCGCCGCTTCCTCCTCCGATCTTAGCGATGCCGGAAGCGCGGGAGATTCCGGCGTAGGGGAATCCGCGAGCACGGGCAGCTGGTTTTGGCTGATAGTCCAAGTCCTGGCGGTAGTGGGAATCGGAGTCGGGATTATTGCCTTCGTCCGAAAACAAAAAAAGACCCGCACTCAAATAAAAACCAGGCAGGCTGCCTCGGATAAGCAGATTGTAGAGCAGGCAGGGTCAGATGTATTGGCCGCTGACGATGCCATTCGAGGTGCGAAAGAAGAACTAGAGTTTGCGAAGATGCAGCTAGGGGCGGCACAAACCGAGGAATACGCCCAAGTGCTAGCGCAGGCTACCCAGGCGCGAGATAGCGCTATGGAAAAGTTGGCGAGTTTAGATTCCCTGGCGGGTATCGAAAAATCCCAACAGGCGCAAGCTGCATCTGCTGAGGCTAGACACTGCCTCGAACTGTTGAAGCAGCAGGCAGAGAAATTAGCGAGTTTACGCGAATCTTTAGATTCTTTGCCGGCGCGGATTAAGAACCAGTTAACGCTGATTGCAGAGTTAGAAACCCAGGCAGAGCAGCTTCCTGCCATCATCGCGGCGCTGCATAAGAACCACCCCCAGGCGGTATTAACTTCTTTAGATGACGCCCCCGAGCAGATCAGAAACCTTTTGGGAGCCGCGCGGGAAACTTTGCAACCGCTGCTAAGCGAGTCCAGCTCTCCCGCCCTAAAAGTGCAGGTGCAAACCGCGGAGCGAGCGATTGCCCAGGCACGGGCCTTGATAAAAGAAGTTTCTGAGGCCGAGGGACAGTTGGCGAACTTGCAACAGTCACTGCTGGCGGCAGTAACCTCTATTTCTGCTGATCTCGACGATGTGAAACGGCTGGAATTGCAGGATAAGTCGATTTTTCAAACGCTTTGTAGCAAAGCGCAAGCCGAGATTGATAACTGTATGAAAGCCCGAGATGGGCAAGGTGACCCCCTGGCGGCGCTGTCCGCGATTGCCCAAGCGGAAGCAGATTTGGATCAGGCGCTGGCGCCCTACCGGCAAGACAGTGAGCAAAAACAGAAGGCAGCGGCGAGATTGCAGACAGCTTTGGATAGTGCACAGAGACGGATTGCCAGTGCAAATAGCTACGTTTCTAGCCACCGGGGAGCGGTAGGTTTGGATGCACGCCAGTATCTTGCGCGCGCCAAATCCCTTTACCAGCAGGCACAGGAGGCCAGAGGAGATACCGGGATAAAGCTGGCGGAGTTGGCGGGAGAAGCTGCCGATCAAGCCCGGGACAGCGCGCAGGCGGACTACCGGGAGCGCCGCGATGACTGGGGCAGCCGGCCGGGAGGTGGTGGTAGCGACTTTCTAACCGGAATGATTCTGGGTGGAATCCTGAATGGCGGTCGCGGACCGGGAGGCAGCAGCTGGGGCGGCAATAGCGGCAGTTTCGGAGGTGGCTTCGGCGGCGGAAGTAGCAGTGGCGGTTTCGGCGGGGGCTTTGGCGGCGGAGGCGGCGGCTTCGGAGGAAAGTTTTAA
- a CDS encoding TrmH family RNA methyltransferase: protein MGNGVGPWPGGSEHWPEGEHWDPQLLEEGDRRNVEDRFRYWRRDAIRDFLDSERFPFQVAIENLDHDFNIGSIVRSANAFGANSVHIVGAHRWNKRGAMVTDRYQHVDHFPDAESFAHWARSAGVTLIGIDNVEGSQPLEDAVLPENCCLVFGSEANGLSPEMLAECAAVYEITQYGSTRSINVGAAAAVAMWAWVIQHRRS, encoded by the coding sequence ATGGGTAATGGGGTTGGTCCTTGGCCGGGCGGGTCAGAGCATTGGCCAGAGGGGGAGCATTGGGATCCGCAGCTACTGGAGGAAGGTGACCGCCGCAATGTGGAGGATCGTTTCCGCTATTGGCGCCGGGATGCGATTCGGGACTTCCTGGATAGTGAACGTTTCCCTTTCCAGGTGGCGATCGAAAACCTCGACCATGATTTCAATATCGGTTCCATAGTGCGTTCAGCTAACGCCTTTGGTGCTAACTCCGTGCATATCGTAGGGGCGCACCGCTGGAACAAACGGGGCGCGATGGTAACCGATCGTTACCAGCACGTAGACCATTTCCCGGATGCAGAGTCTTTTGCCCATTGGGCGCGCTCGGCGGGGGTTACCCTGATTGGGATAGACAATGTGGAGGGATCCCAGCCGCTAGAGGACGCGGTTTTGCCGGAGAACTGTTGCCTGGTTTTCGGGTCGGAGGCGAACGGTTTAAGCCCAGAAATGCTCGCGGAATGCGCAGCGGTTTACGAGATTACCCAATATGGCTCTACCCGCTCCATAAACGTAGGCGCGGCCGCGGCAGTAGCCATGTGGGCGTGGGTGATTCAGCACCGCCGTTCCTAA
- the fbaA gene encoding class II fructose-bisphosphate aldolase, giving the protein MAIATPEVYNEMLDRAKEGKFAYPAINVTSSQTLTAAIRGFAEAESDGIIQVSVGGAEYWSGATIKDRVAGSLAMAAYAREIAKNYPVTVALHTDHCAKQNIDSWIRPLMELEAEEVKAGRLPAYQSHMWDGSSVPLKENLEIAQELLELSVKANTILEVEIGVVGGEEDGIVGEINEKLYTTPEDGMKTAEALGFGEKGRYITALTFGNVHGAYKPGHVKLRPELLGEIQEAVGEKYGKGDRPFDLVMHGGSGSTAEEIATAVKNGVIKMNIDTDTQYAFTRPIADWMYKHYEGVLKVDGEVGIKKQYDPRSWGKAAEAGMAARVVEACERLGSVGTRMK; this is encoded by the coding sequence GTGGCTATTGCAACCCCTGAAGTTTATAACGAAATGCTAGATCGCGCGAAAGAAGGCAAGTTCGCTTATCCCGCGATTAACGTTACTTCCTCCCAGACGCTAACTGCTGCGATTCGTGGTTTTGCCGAGGCAGAATCGGACGGAATCATCCAGGTATCGGTAGGCGGTGCCGAATACTGGTCGGGCGCTACCATTAAAGATCGGGTAGCCGGCTCCCTGGCTATGGCCGCCTACGCCCGGGAAATCGCCAAGAACTACCCGGTAACTGTAGCTTTGCACACTGACCACTGCGCCAAGCAGAACATTGACTCCTGGATTCGCCCCCTAATGGAGCTAGAAGCCGAAGAGGTCAAGGCTGGTCGCCTGCCGGCCTACCAATCCCATATGTGGGATGGTTCCTCGGTTCCGTTGAAAGAAAACCTGGAAATTGCTCAGGAACTGCTGGAACTGTCGGTTAAGGCCAACACCATTCTCGAGGTAGAGATCGGCGTTGTCGGTGGCGAAGAGGACGGCATCGTTGGGGAAATCAACGAGAAGCTCTACACCACGCCAGAAGATGGTATGAAGACTGCTGAGGCTTTGGGCTTCGGCGAAAAAGGTCGCTACATAACTGCTTTGACCTTCGGTAACGTTCACGGCGCCTACAAGCCGGGACACGTTAAGCTGCGTCCGGAACTCCTGGGCGAGATTCAAGAAGCCGTAGGCGAGAAGTATGGCAAGGGAGATCGCCCGTTCGATTTGGTAATGCACGGTGGCTCCGGCTCTACTGCCGAAGAAATCGCCACTGCGGTAAAGAACGGCGTTATCAAGATGAACATAGATACTGACACCCAGTATGCTTTCACCCGTCCGATCGCTGATTGGATGTACAAGCACTATGAGGGCGTCCTCAAGGTAGACGGCGAAGTCGGTATCAAGAAGCAGTACGACCCGCGTTCTTGGGGCAAAGCTGCCGAAGCCGGTATGGCGGCGCGCGTAGTCGAGGCGTGTGAGCGTCTGGGCTCCGTCGGCACCCGGATGAAGTAA
- the carA gene encoding glutamine-hydrolyzing carbamoyl-phosphate synthase small subunit, producing MQQASSDLALIVLEDGFIAKGKAWGKRGRALGEVVFATGMTGYQETLTDPSYHRQIVIQTAPHIGNTGVNEVDPESGRVWVAGYVVRDAARRASNWRATGDLEDLLKAQEIVGICEVDTRALTLHLREVGAMRGGIFSGEALPAGAAYLDDATRDLLVSVVRDQPVMAGAALAADVSTPEKYVVEPAGEYEGKEPLAVVAALDLGIKARTPEQMALRGIQVHVFPQQSSFADIMSVNPDGVFFSNGPGDPASADHEVALARAVLDAGIPFFGICFGNQILGRALGYGTYKLAYGHRGVNQPVVDRESGKVQITAHNHGFAVDAPAEHPSVAPFDGGRYGRVEVSHLALNDGVVEGLRALDLPAFSVQYHPEAAAGPHDAQYLFDKFLRIMQETKEKNATQN from the coding sequence ATGCAGCAGGCCTCCTCGGATCTGGCCTTAATCGTGCTGGAGGACGGGTTTATCGCGAAAGGCAAAGCCTGGGGCAAGCGGGGACGCGCCCTGGGGGAAGTGGTATTCGCGACCGGGATGACCGGGTACCAGGAAACTTTGACTGACCCGTCCTATCACCGCCAGATAGTTATCCAAACCGCTCCCCATATCGGAAATACCGGCGTAAATGAAGTGGATCCCGAATCGGGTCGGGTCTGGGTAGCCGGATATGTGGTCCGCGATGCCGCCCGGCGCGCCTCCAATTGGCGTGCTACCGGCGACCTGGAAGACCTGTTAAAAGCCCAAGAAATAGTAGGGATCTGCGAGGTAGACACCCGCGCCCTCACCCTGCATTTGCGGGAAGTCGGTGCTATGCGGGGCGGAATTTTTTCCGGCGAGGCGCTTCCGGCAGGTGCCGCCTATCTTGATGATGCCACCCGCGACCTCTTGGTTTCGGTAGTGCGAGACCAGCCGGTGATGGCAGGCGCCGCGCTGGCGGCGGATGTGAGCACTCCGGAAAAATACGTGGTAGAGCCCGCTGGCGAATATGAGGGTAAAGAGCCTTTAGCGGTGGTGGCTGCCCTAGATTTAGGAATCAAAGCGCGCACCCCCGAGCAGATGGCGCTGCGCGGGATTCAGGTGCATGTTTTCCCGCAGCAATCCAGCTTTGCAGACATCATGTCAGTGAACCCCGATGGGGTGTTCTTCTCTAACGGACCGGGTGACCCGGCCTCAGCAGACCACGAAGTAGCCCTGGCGAGGGCGGTGCTGGACGCGGGTATTCCTTTCTTTGGAATCTGTTTCGGCAACCAAATCCTAGGACGGGCTCTCGGGTACGGCACCTATAAACTTGCCTACGGTCACCGTGGGGTAAATCAGCCGGTGGTAGATCGCGAAAGCGGGAAAGTGCAGATCACTGCCCACAACCACGGGTTCGCGGTGGACGCTCCGGCGGAGCATCCTTCGGTGGCTCCTTTCGATGGAGGACGCTACGGGCGGGTAGAAGTCTCTCACCTGGCGCTAAACGATGGGGTAGTGGAAGGCTTGCGCGCCCTCGACCTGCCAGCTTTCAGCGTGCAGTACCATCCCGAGGCGGCGGCCGGTCCTCACGATGCCCAATATCTATTCGATAAGTTCCTAAGAATCATGCAGGAAACGAAGGAAAAAAATGCCACGCAGAACTGA
- a CDS encoding sulfite exporter TauE/SafE family protein produces the protein MFLMLAAAIGLAIGLVVGALGAGGGMLFIPVLVYLLHFSPHEAAAASLIIVGLTALVSLVPHARSGNVQWRKGLLFGVFSAAGSVAGSKVNALTPGNYLMLLFALLAAAVAIAMARRGLTARRQYHDKIRKILQEDAAEVFAQNASTGADASPEASAQVAADKVQPQSPLFKWVLAALVTGFLTGFFGVGGGFAVVPALVILLHLNMRQAAATSLFIMVISCVSSLLARIGTPLNIDLVVVTVFALTSMVGGALGPILTRQVREYRLTLGFACLLAGVAIVTGAAQIPSW, from the coding sequence ATGTTTTTAATGCTTGCCGCCGCCATCGGGCTAGCGATTGGCCTGGTAGTAGGGGCGCTGGGTGCGGGCGGGGGAATGTTATTCATTCCGGTGCTGGTTTATTTGCTGCACTTTTCCCCCCACGAGGCGGCGGCTGCCTCCCTGATTATCGTGGGGCTTACCGCCCTAGTTTCCCTGGTTCCGCATGCGCGTTCGGGCAATGTGCAGTGGAGGAAAGGGCTGCTATTTGGGGTTTTTAGCGCCGCAGGGTCGGTTGCCGGCAGCAAGGTAAACGCCCTCACCCCCGGAAACTATCTGATGTTGCTATTTGCGCTGCTAGCGGCAGCGGTAGCGATCGCTATGGCTCGACGAGGATTAACGGCCAGGCGTCAGTATCACGATAAGATTCGCAAAATTTTGCAGGAGGACGCCGCGGAGGTTTTCGCACAAAACGCTAGCACTGGCGCTGACGCGAGTCCCGAAGCTTCTGCGCAGGTAGCGGCGGATAAAGTGCAACCTCAAAGTCCCCTATTTAAATGGGTACTGGCAGCGCTGGTTACTGGTTTCTTGACTGGATTTTTTGGGGTGGGGGGCGGCTTTGCGGTAGTGCCTGCACTGGTGATTTTGCTGCACCTTAATATGCGGCAAGCAGCGGCCACTTCGCTGTTTATAATGGTGATTTCCTGTGTATCTTCGCTGCTGGCGCGGATAGGGACGCCCCTAAATATCGACCTGGTAGTAGTTACGGTATTTGCGCTCACCTCCATGGTGGGAGGCGCGCTCGGCCCCATTCTTACTCGCCAGGTGCGCGAATACCGTTTGACCTTAGGGTTTGCGTGCTTACTGGCAGGGGTGGCGATCGTTACCGGCGCGGCGCAGATTCCATCCTGGTAG
- the carB gene encoding carbamoyl-phosphate synthase large subunit: MPRRTDLKSVLVIGSGPIQIGQACEFDYSGSQACRVLKAEGLRVILVNSNPATIMTDAQMADATYIEPITPQVVASIIAKERPDALLPTLGGQTALNTAIALSQDGTLEKYQVELIGASAQAINAGEDREEFKQVVHRCGAEVARSFIAHNLADCRKAAEQLGYPLVVRPSFTMGGMGSGIAYNEQDLIRIAGGGMADSITSEVLLEESILGWKEYELELMRDKADNVVVVCSIENVDPVGVHTGDSITVAPALTLTDRELQNLRDIGINVIREVGVDTGGCNIQFAVHPDTGRVVVIEMNPRVSRSSALASKATGFPIAKLAAKLALGYTLDEIPNDITGSTPASFEPTLDYVVVKVPRFAFEKFPAADPTLTTAMKSVGEAMALGRNFTEALQKALISLDKAGTYFRWDTPLASSKAELLEQVKTPTEKRLIQVMDAIRAGASLEELYEATKIDRWFLDQLFLLNEVAVKIREAEALNPDLLVEAKRHGFSDLQIGQIRSVSDEVVREVRKAFGIRPVYKTVDTCAGEFPAQTPYYYSTYDLTSEVKPRQRPAVIILGSGPNRIGQGIEFDYSCVHATQELQTDYDTVMVNCNPETVSTDYDISSRLYFEPLTFEHVMEVYEAECAAGPVAGMIVQLGGQTPLSLAARLKAAGVPIVGTPPSAIDAAEDRELFGRVLDEAGLPSPAHGTATTPEQAFEQAEKVGYPVLVRPSFVLGGRGMEILYSAEELDSYLHRYNLSDPTVMTGPLLIDRFLDDAIEIDVDALYDGQELFLGGVMEHIEEAGIHSGDSSCVLPPITLSDAIISHIRTSTEKIAAGVGVRGLINIQYALVSGVLYVIEANPRASRTVPFVAKATGVPLARAAALVMMGSSIAELKERGYLPADDSDFATPGRPIAVKEAVLPFKRFRDKNGRIVDTVLGPEMRSTGEVMGYDRDFPTAFAKSQTAAYGNLPTAGTVFVSVSDQDKRSLALPVSRLFDLGFSIMATAGTAALLRRYGIPVTEVRKASQGPGPDGEQTVVDMIRAGLIDMVINTPGTSGARVDGYEIRTATTAADKPIITTISQFQAAVQAIEATRDRTYGVCSLQEYDKAK, from the coding sequence ATGCCACGCAGAACTGATCTTAAATCTGTCCTAGTTATTGGTTCCGGGCCGATCCAAATCGGTCAGGCCTGCGAATTCGACTATTCCGGGAGCCAGGCCTGCCGCGTGCTTAAAGCGGAAGGGCTGCGAGTTATTTTGGTTAACTCTAACCCGGCGACCATTATGACCGATGCCCAGATGGCGGATGCCACCTATATTGAGCCGATAACCCCGCAGGTAGTGGCCTCGATTATAGCCAAGGAACGCCCGGACGCCCTGCTGCCGACTTTGGGTGGGCAAACCGCGCTCAACACCGCGATTGCCCTTAGCCAAGATGGCACTTTGGAAAAATACCAGGTGGAGCTAATCGGGGCGAGCGCCCAGGCGATTAACGCCGGCGAAGATCGCGAAGAATTCAAGCAGGTAGTACACCGTTGCGGCGCCGAAGTGGCACGATCTTTCATTGCTCACAACCTGGCTGACTGCAGAAAAGCCGCTGAACAGTTGGGATATCCGCTGGTGGTGCGCCCGTCTTTCACTATGGGCGGTATGGGGTCCGGTATTGCCTATAACGAACAGGATCTGATTCGGATCGCTGGGGGAGGCATGGCCGATTCCATCACCTCCGAAGTGCTGCTGGAAGAGTCGATTCTGGGGTGGAAAGAATACGAACTGGAGCTGATGCGCGATAAGGCCGATAACGTGGTCGTGGTTTGCTCTATCGAAAATGTTGACCCGGTAGGGGTACATACCGGCGATTCCATTACGGTGGCGCCGGCGCTCACCCTAACTGACCGGGAGCTGCAGAATCTGCGCGATATTGGGATTAACGTAATCCGGGAAGTAGGGGTGGATACCGGCGGCTGTAATATCCAGTTCGCGGTTCACCCCGATACTGGTCGGGTAGTAGTCATTGAGATGAACCCCCGGGTGTCTCGTTCCTCCGCGCTGGCTTCGAAAGCTACCGGTTTCCCGATTGCGAAGTTGGCCGCAAAACTGGCTCTGGGCTACACCCTAGACGAGATTCCCAACGATATTACCGGTTCGACTCCGGCCTCTTTCGAGCCCACTTTGGACTATGTGGTCGTCAAAGTGCCGCGTTTTGCTTTCGAAAAGTTCCCGGCGGCTGACCCCACGCTGACCACCGCCATGAAGTCAGTGGGCGAGGCGATGGCGCTGGGACGTAACTTTACCGAAGCCCTGCAAAAAGCCCTGATTTCCCTGGATAAAGCGGGCACTTACTTCCGCTGGGACACCCCGCTTGCTTCTTCGAAAGCGGAGCTATTAGAGCAGGTCAAGACCCCTACAGAAAAACGCCTAATCCAGGTGATGGATGCGATTAGGGCGGGGGCGAGCCTGGAAGAACTCTACGAGGCCACCAAGATTGACCGCTGGTTCCTAGATCAACTGTTCTTGCTGAACGAGGTGGCAGTGAAGATTCGGGAAGCGGAAGCACTGAACCCGGATCTGCTGGTAGAAGCCAAACGTCACGGTTTCTCGGATCTGCAGATTGGGCAGATTCGCTCCGTATCCGATGAGGTAGTGCGGGAAGTGCGCAAAGCCTTCGGGATTCGCCCGGTCTATAAAACGGTCGATACCTGCGCCGGGGAATTCCCCGCCCAAACTCCCTACTACTATTCCACCTATGACCTGACCAGCGAAGTTAAACCGCGCCAGCGTCCGGCGGTGATTATTCTGGGATCCGGGCCGAACCGGATCGGGCAGGGGATCGAGTTCGATTACTCCTGTGTGCACGCCACTCAGGAACTGCAAACCGACTATGACACCGTAATGGTCAACTGCAACCCGGAAACGGTGTCCACCGACTACGACATTTCGTCACGGCTCTATTTCGAGCCGCTCACCTTTGAGCACGTAATGGAAGTTTACGAGGCCGAATGTGCGGCTGGCCCGGTAGCGGGGATGATTGTGCAGCTAGGTGGGCAAACCCCGCTTTCTTTAGCTGCGCGTTTGAAAGCTGCCGGGGTGCCGATTGTGGGTACTCCGCCGAGCGCGATTGACGCCGCCGAAGACCGCGAACTTTTTGGCCGGGTTCTTGACGAGGCAGGGCTGCCCTCTCCGGCGCATGGAACTGCTACCACCCCGGAGCAAGCTTTTGAGCAGGCAGAAAAAGTCGGTTATCCGGTTTTGGTGCGTCCTTCTTTCGTGTTGGGAGGACGCGGAATGGAGATCCTCTATTCCGCCGAAGAACTCGACTCCTACCTGCATCGCTATAACCTATCTGATCCCACAGTGATGACCGGGCCGCTGCTGATTGACCGTTTCCTTGATGACGCCATCGAGATTGATGTGGACGCCCTCTATGATGGCCAGGAGCTGTTCCTGGGCGGGGTAATGGAACATATCGAGGAGGCCGGGATTCATTCTGGCGATTCTTCTTGCGTGCTGCCCCCCATCACTCTCTCGGACGCGATTATTTCCCATATCCGCACTTCCACCGAGAAAATCGCGGCCGGAGTAGGGGTGCGCGGCCTCATCAATATTCAATATGCCCTGGTTAGCGGGGTGTTATATGTGATTGAGGCTAATCCGCGGGCTTCGCGCACCGTTCCCTTTGTAGCGAAAGCTACCGGAGTGCCCTTAGCGAGGGCAGCTGCCTTAGTGATGATGGGTTCTTCGATTGCGGAGCTAAAAGAGCGCGGCTATCTGCCGGCAGATGATTCTGATTTCGCTACGCCCGGACGGCCGATTGCGGTTAAAGAGGCGGTGCTGCCATTTAAACGTTTCCGGGACAAGAATGGTCGAATCGTGGACACGGTTCTCGGGCCCGAGATGCGTTCTACCGGGGAAGTCATGGGTTACGACCGGGATTTCCCCACTGCCTTTGCCAAGAGCCAAACCGCGGCCTATGGGAATCTACCCACCGCCGGCACCGTGTTCGTGTCGGTCTCTGACCAGGATAAACGTTCCTTAGCCTTGCCGGTATCCCGGTTATTTGACTTGGGATTCTCCATCATGGCGACCGCGGGAACCGCCGCTTTGCTGCGCCGCTACGGGATTCCGGTTACCGAAGTGCGTAAAGCCAGCCAAGGGCCGGGTCCTGATGGGGAACAAACGGTGGTGGATATGATTCGCGCCGGGCTAATCGACATGGTGATTAACACCCCCGGCACTTCCGGGGCGCGGGTAGACGGCTACGAAATCCGCACCGCCACCACTGCCGCCGACAAACCGATTATCACCACCATTTCCCAGTTCCAAGCAGCGGTACAGGCGATTGAAGCTACCCGCGACCGCACCTACGGAGTGTGCTCGCTGCAGGAATACGACAAAGCTAAATAG